One window of the Melospiza georgiana isolate bMelGeo1 chromosome 14, bMelGeo1.pri, whole genome shotgun sequence genome contains the following:
- the TDRD12 gene encoding putative ATP-dependent RNA helicase TDRD12: MEVAVLKAGDPSCFWIAVKEPVPGVVGETVYENLNAEMEQFYTSYKDTDEVKQEEIKKGQVYVVFSEELKCWCRALVQSVWCQADGYQLSCFLVDYAKYCYVPSKSIRVLPGAFAKIPHRAKKCRLHCTKPLTLHIDYCENTAKIGPAKRWDTAAIQHFRKLLEEATEVKATIQTVEDKVLEVFLFVTIKDEKICVNDDLVAKHFAHYKEDEGTAGSSSDVSDDEVSLNVEGVPVEFVGPTFLARPKLPFGEEVSPHLGPGLGGCNSVPKKPSQRSHTDLNDNTVPVVSTVPDLPSKEDKAVQTERIPQFLNSSSFQTHTAEDDQQSLQDVGKEKNFVFLNKKIEPSSILETAPLSDGLKKELALNKFSGPSFTQSYCWPPVAGGCDVVAISHQGNDPLLYIPPVLTLLQESHYQALPNMSGPLALILCPGWKKAQLVFDLLKTYRKGCRHLHPMLITLGQNKEAASQMEIRGCEVVVTTPYNLLRLLEHNPGLLCRLCHLVLDEIQVLFSDTSEQVFTLLDCYKKATARPQGNLPHQIIAVGTQWNKHITPLIKEFMNDPHIVITVIEEAAIFGNVQQVVQRCISSNRTAELLKILDFTQRNLQKVLVFTDSVTEVEMIHKALKSNSIVSLKKHKESKCNAECVLERWRKMHSSGTPAVLVLTDDCLPSLGITDAAWVIHFSFPSPAVFGQRLQSMSDNFCPGIKDSAVGQEETKAQSVILLTENSSCHSPEIFYYLKHAEAEIPEELYYLTAMVQESEEDKKLSRPLCASLKTFGICRNRTECPDRHQINSSVDMAQSIAAEMIETPERVTILPLFIVHATKYFGRIVRKQKDQYTALAKEMNDYFKVPGHRISVTAVEKSVLYGLREGAICHRVQVVETPAKDEENACKVTIKYIDEGRTSQVNSDQLLHLPVKFQDLPPQAVEIIVCRVKPIDNEVEWNPKVTDHINHKIKGKVHHAKVVQTLGRTVWVDPMVAVTHLPTMRMWVNEYNIRSEILSTGLGTDNPEHVGEIQKLCAQTPAVDHGQSLEPLSTEEDTADLEEVPSPQDPSVQENSAESCNSSVTPPSNYVIQTKEAEDSTVHQQKGCHPLIKWFQDDVSVTLKVQIPRATESRCEFCREKLTFSAYSEGKHYVADLELYQSVIAEKSTCVVKDTEAVILLVKEKKGTWCKLLKNKNVHVSLDFECWQESEDERPFTVGSGKLNYPPAGSEEWFESSEDSDTESDE; this comes from the exons ATGGAAGTCGCAGTATTAAAG GCTGGGGATCCAAGTTGCTTTTGGATTGCTGTGAAAGAACCTGTGCCTGGTGTAGTTGGTGAAACTGTGTATGAAAACCTGAATGCTGAAATGGAACAGTTTTATACCTCTTACAAAGATACAGATGAAGTAAAACAAGAGGAGATAAAAAAAGGCCAG GTTTATGTGGTTTTCAGTGAGGAGCTGAAGTGCTGGTGCAGGGCTCTGGTGCAGTCAGTGTGGTGCCAGGCAGATGGTTACCAGCTCAGCTGTTTCCTCGTGGATTATGCCAAGTACTGCTATGTTCCATCAAAGAG CATTCGAGTTTTACCAGGAGCATTTGCAAAGATCCCCCACAGAGCAAAGAAGTGTCGGCTGCACTGCACGAAGCCACTGACACTGCATATTGACTACTGTGAAAACACTGCCAAAATAGG ACCAGCCAAAAGATGGGATACTGCTGCCATTCAGCATTTCCGAAAGCTTCTTGAAG AGGCTACCGAGGTTAAAGCCACAATACAGACAGTAGAAGATAAAGTGTTAGAGGTGTTCCTTTTTGTGACTATAAAAGATGAAAAG aTCTGTGTTAATGATGATTTGGTTGCAAAGCACTTTGCTCATTACAAGGAAGATGAAGGGACTGCAGGGAGTTCCTCAGATGTTTCTGATGATGAAGTGTCCTTAAATGTTGAGGGTGTTCCAGTGGAGTTTGTTGGTCCTACGTTTCTTGCCAGGCCAAAACTGCCCTTTGGGGAGGAGGTGTCACCACATCTTGGGCCAG GTCTTGGTGGTTGTAATTCTGTTCCTAAAAAGCCATCTCAGAGGTCACACACAGATCTAAATGACAATACAGTGCCT GTGGTCAGCACGGTGCCAGATTTGCCTTCCAAGGAAGATAAAGCAGTTCAGACAGAGAG GATTCCACAGTTCCTAAATTCCAGTTCCTTTCAGACACACACAGCTGAAGATGACCAACAG AGTTTACAAGAtgttgggaaagaaaaaaacttcgTGTTCCTGAACAAGAAAATTGAACCATCATCAATTTTGGAAACAGCACCACTTTCTGATGGTTTGAAAAAG GAACTTGCTTTGAACAAGTTTTCAGGCCCTTCCTTCACCCAGTCCTACTGTTGGCCACCAGTAGCTGGGGGCTGTGATGTCGTTGCCATCTCCCATCAGGGAAATGATCCCTTGTTATATATTCCACCAGTTCTTACACTGCTGCAGGAAAGTCACTACCAAGCCTTGCCAAACATGAGTGGG CCACTAGCACTGATTTTATGTCCTGGATGGAAAAAGGCACAGCTTGTTTTTGACCTGCTGAAAACATACAGGAAGGGCTGCAGACACCTTCACCCCATGCTGATAACCCTCGGGCAGAACAAGGAAGCAGCCAGCCAAATGGAAATCCGAGGCT GTGAAGTAGTAGTGACTACACCATACAACCTCCTGAGACTGCTGGAACATAACCCTGGCCTCTTGTGTAGGCTTTGCCATCTTGTTCTTGATGAGATCCAGGTGCTGTTCTCTGACACTTCTGAACAG GTGTTTACCCTGCTGGATTGTTACAAGAAGGCCACTGCTCGGCCACAGGGGAATCTACCACATCAGATCATTGCTGTGGGAACTCAGTGGAATAAACACATCACACCCTTGATAAAGGAGTTCATGAATGATCCTCACATTGTGATAACTGTTATTGAAGAGGCTGCCATCTTTGGAAATGTGCAACAG GTGGTGCAGCGCTGCATAAGCAGCAACAGAACTGCTGAGTTACTTAAAATCTTGGATTTTACCCAGAGGAATCTTCAGAAAGTGCTGGTCTTCACTGACTCAGTAACTGAAGTAGAGATGATTCATAAG GCACTGAAGAGCAACTCAATAGTTTCCTTGAAAAAGCATAAAGAGAGCAAGTGTAATGCTGAGTGTGTCTTGGAGAGGTGGAGAAAAATGCACAGTTCTGGCACTCCTGCTGTGTTAG TTTTAACAGATGACTGCCTGCCCTCCTTGGGGATCACAGATGCAGCTTGGGTGATCCATTTCAGTTTCCCATCTCCAGCAGTCTTTGGGCAGCGCCTGCAAAGCATGAGTGACAACTTCTGCCCTGGCATAAAG GATTCTGCTGTAGGTCAGGAAGAGACGAAGGCACAGTCAGTCATTCTGCTGACAGAGAACAGTTCCTGTCATTCACCTGAGATTTTCTACTACTTAAAGCATGCAGAAGCTGAAATTCCAGAAGAACTCTATTATTTGACTGCCATGGTGCAGGAATCTGAGGAAGACAAGAAATTGTCAAGACCCCTGTGTGCTTCTCTGAAAACATTTGGGATTTGCAG gaACAGAACAGAGTGTCCAGATCGTCATCAAATTAATTCATCAGTAGACATGGCCCAGAGTATTGCAGCTGAAATGATAGAAACACCTGAACGTGTGACA ATCCTGCCTCTCTTCATTGTACATGCAACAAAGTACTTTGGTCGAATAGTCAGGAAACAAAAGGACCAGTATACAGCTCTTGCTAAAGAAATGAATGATTACTTCAAGGTACCAGGACACAGGATTTCTGTGACTGCTGTGGAGAAGTCAGTGTTGTATGGGTTACGTGAGGGAGCCATTTGCCACAG GGTTCAGGTGGTAGAGACTCCAgcaaaagatgaagaaaatgcCTGTAAGGTCACAATTAAATACATAGATGAAGGCAGGACAAGTCAAGTGAATAGTGATCAGCTGCTTCACTTGCCTGTCAAGTTTCAGGATCTGCCACCTCAGGCTGTGGAAATTATAGTTTGTAGGGTAAAACCCATAGATAATGAAGTTGAATGGAATCCAAAG GTGACTGATCACATCAATCacaaaattaaaggaaaagttCATCATGCAAAAGTGGTGCAAACCTTGGGAAGGACAGTTTGGGTTGACCCAATG GTTGCAGTTACCCATCTCCCCACGATGAGGATGTGGGTCAATGAGTACAACATTCGGTCTGAGATTCTGTCAACGGGTTTGGGAACTGACAATCCTGAACATGTAGGAGAAATTCAGAAGCTGTGTGCACAGACACCAGCTGTGGATcatggacagagcttggagcctTT AAGCACAGAAGAGGACACAGCTGATCTAGAGGAGGTACCCAGTCCACAGGATCCATCGGTACAGGAAAATTCTGCTGAAAGCTGTAACAGTTCTGTGACTCCTCCAAGCA ATTATGTAATTCAAACAAAGGAAGCAGAAGACTCTACTGTGCATCAGCAGAAGGG CTGTCATCCACTAATCAAGTGGTTTCAAGATGATGTGAGTGTGACACTGAAGGTGCAAATACCGAGAGCAACTGAGAGTAGATGTGAGTTCTGTAGAGAAAAGTTGACTTTCAG TGCTTATTCAGAAGGGAAACATTACGTGGCTGACCTGGAGCTGTATCAGTCAGTAATTGCAGAGAAGTCCACATGTGTGGTTAAGGATACAGAGGCTGTGATTTTATTggtaaaagagaagaaaggaacGTGGTGCAAGTTACTGAAGAACAAG AATGTTCATGTGTCCTTGGATTTTGAATGCTGGCAAGAGTCTGAAGATGAAAGGCCTTTTACAGTTG GTTCTGGAAAACTGAACTACCCTCCTGCAGGATCTGAGGAGTGGTTTGAGTCCTCAGAAGACAGCGATACAGAAAGTGATGAGTAA